DNA from Chitinophaga pendula:
GATAGCGACGGCCCTTATTATACAGGATCCGGATACACTTTCGAGTGCTCATCCGGAGGTGCGGGACCGGATTATGGATTTACGGCATGAGCCGATACAGCGTACGCATGAAAAGGGGCCTAAAGGGGAGATGGACCTGGACTATAACATCCGCATACAGCATACAGCACTGGCTGTTCCTAACAATGCATAATTATTCCAATCGAAAGAATTGAATTGCTCGAGGTTTACAACGGAGCGGGTATAAGACATGAAGATATTAAACGACGCCAGCCAACGGACATTACAGCAACAGCATTTATATCAGCCGCTTTTTTTTGATCTGCAGCAAGCGGCGGATGAGGAGGGTTTAGCTGCGCTATTGCAAAGCAAGCCTTATATCGGTGTGTACGATCAGATCGATCGTCAGTTACAGGAATTGATGCGGATGTATCATATATCGGAGCGGCTGGAGGGGGATGCGCTGGAGGAGCGTATCGGGCAGCACCTGGGAGGTGTGCCGCGGCATGTTTACGGGCTATGGGTGTATTATCCTTGGGCGGAGCGGCTGGTGCATATATTGGGGCGGGAGGAGTTCATTGCGTTGCGGACGAACCGTAACATGTATAAGATCACGCCGGCGGAGCTGGCGGTACTTTCTACGAAAAAGGTGGCGGTGATAGGTTTGTCTGTGGGGCAGTCGGCTGCTATTTCGATGGTACAGGAGCGAATTTGTTCAGAGATCAGGATTGCTGATTTTGATCTATTGGATCTGAGTAATATGAATCGTATACGTACGGGTGTTCATCACCTGGGGTTGCCAAAGACGGTACTGACGGCGAGGGAGATTGCGGAGATTGATCCTTTTGTGACGGTGCGTTGTTATCCGGCGGGCATCACGGAGGAGAATATTGACGTGTTTCTGACTGAAGGAGGCGCTGTAGACCTGTTAGTGGAGGAATGTGATTCGCTGGATATAAAGTTGCTGAGCCGGATCAGGGCGCGGGCATTTGGTATTCCGGTGATTATGGATACGAGTGATCGTGGGATGATGGATGTGGAGCGATTTGACCTGGAGCCGGGGCGTCCTATTTTTCATGGTACGGTGCCTGAGTTATCTTCTGCGGCGGTGCGGGCGATGAATCCGCAGGAGCGTTTCGGGTTGGCGGCGGCGATTGCTGACGCTACCCATATTTCTACCCGGTTGCGGGATTCGTTGCCGGAGATTGGTAAAACCATTGGCACCTGGCCGCAGCTGGCGTCTGAGGTGATATTGGGAGGTGCTGTAGCTACCTTCGTTGGAAGGGAGATCTGTCTGGGGCATGCGATGCCATCGGGCAGATATTACGTAGACATTGCGCAGATTTTTGCTGCGAAATGATATTAAGTTCTATATTGTACAGGATCCTCTGGCTATATGAAGGCTTTATTATTATTACTAATCCGTAGCAGGTATACGCTGCTAACTGCCCTATTCTATGTGTGCTGGCTGTTACCTGCAGCAGCACAGGAGCAAGTCATTGAACTTTCTGATGCCCAGCCATTACAGCTGGCTGAATTCCAGCAATTGCAGGTCCATA
Protein-coding regions in this window:
- a CDS encoding ThiF family adenylyltransferase yields the protein MKILNDASQRTLQQQHLYQPLFFDLQQAADEEGLAALLQSKPYIGVYDQIDRQLQELMRMYHISERLEGDALEERIGQHLGGVPRHVYGLWVYYPWAERLVHILGREEFIALRTNRNMYKITPAELAVLSTKKVAVIGLSVGQSAAISMVQERICSEIRIADFDLLDLSNMNRIRTGVHHLGLPKTVLTAREIAEIDPFVTVRCYPAGITEENIDVFLTEGGAVDLLVEECDSLDIKLLSRIRARAFGIPVIMDTSDRGMMDVERFDLEPGRPIFHGTVPELSSAAVRAMNPQERFGLAAAIADATHISTRLRDSLPEIGKTIGTWPQLASEVILGGAVATFVGREICLGHAMPSGRYYVDIAQIFAAK